A single window of Gossypium hirsutum isolate 1008001.06 chromosome A10, Gossypium_hirsutum_v2.1, whole genome shotgun sequence DNA harbors:
- the LOC107951618 gene encoding 7-deoxyloganetic acid glucosyl transferase has protein sequence MEQDRSSQSGPPHVLVFPFPLQGHINSMIKLAELLAIAGFKLTFLDSHHNHERLVKFNNIAAHFERYPGFQFKTITDGLPLDHPRSGNWFLDMFEVMELKMKESLKEVLVNSSPPVDCIIGDGTSAFALDVAKELGIPIIFFCTSSPCCFWVYHSIPDIIQAGELPINGSEDMDRLITTVLGMETYLRCRDLPTICRKLDIEDSIIKLVVKQTRKSLQADALILNTAEELDGPILSQIRTKCPLVYAVGPLHAQFNTRLNAKHGESYDHFSNTLWEVDKSCIFWLNKQPNRSVIYVSFCSITSTSREQLVKLWYGLLNSKTKFLIVVRPNSVIGKDGEGEDVVMELMEKSKDRGYIVNWAPQEEVLSHPAIGGFFTHNGWNSTLESIVAGVPMICWPQFADQHVNSRVVSEVWEIGMDMKDVCDSKIVEKMVNDVMVDRKEEFAKSAYEMAKVTNQCVNVGGSSYSNLDRLIEDIRIMSLKTHKK, from the exons ATGGAGCAAGATCGATCCTCTCAATCCGGTCCTCCACATGTCCTCGTCTTCCCCTTCCCATTACAAGGCCATATAAACTCCATGATTAAGCTGGCTGAACTGCTAGCTATCGCCGGCTTCAAGCTCACTTTCCTCGACTCCCACCACAACCATGAACGCTTGGTCAAGTTCAACAATATTGCTGCCCATTTTGAAAGATACCCAGGGTTCCAATTCAAGACCATAACCGATGGTCTCCCTCTTGATCATCCTAGGTCAGGGAACTGGTTCCTTGATATGTTTGAAGTTATGGAACTTAAGATGAAGGAAAGTTTGAAAGAGGTACTTGTGAATAGTAGCCCGCCAGTAGATTGCATAATTGGAGATGGGACTTCAGCCTTTGCTCTTGATGTTGCAAAGGAGCTTGGAATCcccattatttttttttgtaccaGCAGTCCTTGTTGTTTCTGGGTTTATCATTCTATCCCTGATATAATCCAAGCTGGGGAGCTTCCTATCAATG GAAGTGAAGACATGGACCGGCTAATAACGACAGTGCTAGGTATGGAAACTTATCTTCGATGTCGAGATCTTCCTACTATATGTCGAAAACTGGACATTGAAGATTCAATTATCAAGCTAGTCGTGAAACAGACACGAAAGAGCCTTCAAGCTGATGCCTTGATACTCAACACCGCCGAAGAACTCGATGGGCCTATACTATCTCAAATACGCACCAAATGCCCTCTTGTCTATGCCGTTGGACCCTTACATGCTCAATTTAACACTAGGCTCAATGCAAAACATGGAGAATCATATGATCACTTCTCGAATACACTTTGGGAAGTGGATAAAAGCTGCATCTTTTGGCTCAATAAGCAACCGAATCGATCTGTTATCTACGTAAGTTTTTGTAGCATTACGAGCACGTCAAGGGAGCAACTTGTAAAGCTTTGGTATGGACTTCTTAACAGTAAAACGAAGTTCTTGATTGTTGTAAGGCCAAATTCCGTGATTGGAAAAGATGGTGAAGGGGAGGATGTTGTAATGGAGCTCATGGAGAAGAGTAAGGATCGAGGTTACATTGTAAATTGGGCACCACAAGAGGAAGTCTTGAGCCATCCGGCCATTGGCGGGTTCTTTACGCATAATGGATGGAACTCGACTTTAGAGAGCATTGTCGCAGGGGTGCCTATGATTTGCTGGCCTCAGTTTGCTGACCAACACGTGAATAGTAGGGTTGTGAGTGAGGTGTGGGAAATAGGGATGGATATGAAGGATGTATGTGATAGCAAGATAGTGGAGAAAATGGTAAATGATGTGATGGTGGATCGAAAGGAGGAGTTTGCAAAATCCGCATATGAAATGGCTAAGGTAACCAATCAATGTGTCAACGTTGGTGGGTCTTCTTATAGTAATTTGGACCGTTTAATTGAAGATATTAGAATAATGAGCTTGAAAACTCACAAAAAATGA